A single genomic interval of Cygnus olor isolate bCygOlo1 chromosome 17, bCygOlo1.pri.v2, whole genome shotgun sequence harbors:
- the USP30 gene encoding LOW QUALITY PROTEIN: ubiquitin carboxyl-terminal hydrolase 30 (The sequence of the model RefSeq protein was modified relative to this genomic sequence to represent the inferred CDS: inserted 2 bases in 2 codons) has translation MRSWGVLGGLAAALAAGVYVLWGPIAQRKRRRRGLVPGLLNLGNTCFMNSLLQGLSSCPSFIKWLEEXTAQYKTEQNQSTEHQYLSLTLLHLLRALSCQKVTEDDVLDASCLLEVLRIYRWQISSFEEQDAHELFHVLTSSLEDERDRQPRVTHLFDVHSLEQPEITQKQISCRTRGSLPPVSNRWKSQHPFHGRLTSNMVCKHCEHQSPVRYDTFDSLSLSIPAAVWGRPLTLDHCLHHFISSESVKDVVCDNCTKIQAEGTLNGQSIENQRTTFVKQLKLGKLPQCLCIHLQRLSWSNQGAPLKRHEHVQFSEFLIMDIYKYHVPVHKSSQSDLNQKXSEETKPGTKDGVAVKPSDAEQTHGTKSLIMNGACSTSFLMSSGAFPLAAFPECSSPVYLYRLMAVVVHHGDMHSGHFVTYRRSPPSSKNPLSVSNQWLWISDDTVRKASLQEVLSSSAYLLFYERVHSKVQHQRLELRAEE, from the exons ATGAGGAGCTGGGGCGTGCTCGGGGGGCTGGCGGCTGCCCTGGCCGCCGGTGTCTACGTGCTGTGGGGGCCCATCGCCCAGAGGAAGAGGCGCCGGAGAG GGCTCGTACCTGGCCTCCTGAACTTAGGAAACACCTGTTTCATGAACTCTTTGCTGCAAGGCTTATCTTCATGTCCGTCTTTCATCAAGTGGCTGGAGG TTACAGCACAATACAAGACAGAGCAGAACCAATCCACCGAGCATCAATACTTGTCACTCACTTTGCTGCATCTCCTCAGAG CTTTATCCTGTCAAAAGGTAACGGAAGATGATGTCCTGGATGCCAGCTGCTTATTAGAAGTTTTAAGAATTTACAGGTGGCAGATCTCATCATTTGAAGAGCAG GATGCTCACGAACTATTTCACGTACTTACCTCTTCGTTGGAAGATGAACGGGATCGTCAGCCACGTGTCACGCATCTGTTTGATGTGCATTCACTGGAG CAGCCAGAAATAACCCAAAAGCAAATAAGCTGCAGAACAAGAG GGTCTCTTCCTCCTGTGTCAAATCGCTGGAAGTCTCAGCATCCTTTTCATGGAAGGCTGACTAGCAACATGGTTTGCAAACACTGTGAACACCAG AGTCCTGTGAGGTACGATACCTTTGACAGTCTCTCACTGAGTATTCCAGCAGCTGTGTGG GGTCGTCCACTGACGCTGGATCACTGCCTCCATCATTTCATCTCCTCTGAATCTGTGAAGGATGTTGTGTGTGACAACTGCACAAAA ATTCAGGCAGAAGGGACTCTGAATGGACAGAGCATAGAAAACCAGAGAACAACATTTGTTAAGCAATTGAAGTTAGGGAAG CTCCCTCAGTGTTTATGTATCCATCTGCAAAGACTGAGCTGGTCAAACCAAGGCGCACCCCTGAAACGTCATGAACATGTACAGTTCAGTGAGTTCCTGATCATGGACATCTACAAGTATCACGTTCCTGTTCATAAATCAAGCCAGAGTGATCTGAATCAGA ACTCTGAAGAGACAAAGCCTGGAACAAAGGATGGGGTAGCAGTAAAaccttcag ATGCAGAACAGACACATGGTACTAAATCGCTCATTATGAACGGTGCCTGCtccacttcatttttaatgtccTCGGGAGCTTTTCCGCTCGCTGCATTCCCTGAATGCAG ttcccCGGTATACCTTTACCGTCTGATGGCAGTCGTAGTTCATCACGGAGACATGCATTCTGGACACTTTGTGACTTACCGCCGCTCTCCACCTTCTTCAAAGAACCCACTGTCTGTCAGCAATCAGTGGTTATGGATTTCAGATGACACAGTTCGCAAAGCTAGTTTGCAGGAAGTCCTTTCTTCTAGTGCGTACTTGCTTTTCTATGAGCGTGTTCACTCGAAGGTACAGCACCAACGTTTGGAGCTGAGGGCTGAAGAATGA
- the ALKBH2 gene encoding DNA oxidative demethylase ALKBH2 translates to MAGRRRTKLHVFGKWHSIPRRQAVYGDPELTYTYSGVTFSPEPWIPVLEYIRDRVASVTGHSFNFVLINRYKDGLDHIGEHRDDERELVPRSPIASVSFGACRDFVFRHCDSRGKNARRRIEPVTLQLAHGSLLMMKYPTNVYWYHSLPVRKRVLSPRINLTFRKVIAIDKK, encoded by the exons ATGGCGGGGAG ACGACGGACCAAGCTGCACGTCTTCGGCAAATGGCACAGCATTCCCAGGAGGCAGGCAGTCTACGGAGACCCCGAGCTAACGTACACGTACTCGGGGGTCACCTTTTCTCCCGAGCCCTGGATCCCAGTTCTCGAATACATCAGGGACCGCGTTGCCTCGGTCACGGGACACAGCTTTAATTTTGTCCTCATTAACAG GTACAAAGACGGTCTGGACCACATAGGTGAACACCGAGATGACGAGAGAGAACTGGTCCCACGCAGCCCCATCGCGTCTGTGTCCTTCGGAGCCTGCAGGGACTTTGTTTTTAGGCACTGTGATTCCCGAGGGAAAAACGCAAGGCGCCGCATCGAGCCCGTCACGCTGCAGCTAGCCCACGGCAGCCTGCTGATGATGAAGTACCCCACCAACGTGTACTGGTATCACAGCCTGCCCGTCCGCAAGAGGGTGCTTAGTCCAAGAATCAACCTGACGTTTCGGAAAGTGATAGCTATAGACAAGAAGTGA
- the UNG gene encoding LOW QUALITY PROTEIN: uracil-DNA glycosylase (The sequence of the model RefSeq protein was modified relative to this genomic sequence to represent the inferred CDS: inserted 6 bases in 5 codons) yields MAPGPLRLLGPRLGPLCSRLLVRRFQAVVPPRQEGEGCGERGGRGLAAEPEQQERIRRNKXAALQRLAERNVPGFGESWRXQLAKEFSKPYFLELMAFVAEERKRHTVYPPPEQVFTWTQMCDIRDVKVVILGQDPYHGPNQAHGLCFSVQKPVPPPPSLENXYKELSTDIEDFTHPGHGDLTGWAKQGVLLLNAVLTVRAHQATXHKEKGWEQFTDXVVSWLNKNLDGVVFMLWGAYAQKKGSSIDRKRHHVLQTVHPSPLSVNRGFFGCRHFSKTNELLKKSGKKPIDWRAL; encoded by the exons ATGGCGCCCGGGCCGCTCCGGCTGCTCGGCCCGAGGCTGGGCCCGCTCTGCAGCCGCCTGCTCGTTCGCCGTTTCCAGGCGGTGGTGCCGCCGCGCCAAGAAGGCGAAGGCTGCGGGGAGCGAGGCGGGCGGGGCCTCGCCGCTGAGCCGGAGCAGCAGGAGCGGATCCGCAGGAACA GAGCGGCGCTGCAGCGGCTGGCCGAGCGCAACGTGCCGGGCTTCGGGGAGAGCTGGCG CCAGCTGGCCAAGGAGTTCTCCAAGCCCTACTTCCTGGAG CTGATGGCCTTCGTGGCGGAGGAGAGGAAGCGGCACACCGTGTACCCGCCCCCGGAGCAAGTCTTCACCTGGACGCAGATGTGCGACATCAGGGAT GTGAAGGTTGTAATCTTGGGACAAGATCCGTATCATGGACCTAATCAAGCTCATGGGCTCTGTTTCAGTGTCCAGAAGCCCGTTCCACCTCCACCCAG tttagaaa attacaaagaACTGTCTACTGATATTGAAGACTTCACTCACCCTGGTCATGGAGACCTAACAGGGTGGGCCAAGCAAG GCGTGCTCCTGCTCAATGCTGTCCTCACGGTGCGAGCTCACCAGGCCA TCCACAAGGAGAAGGGCTGGGAGCAGTTCACAG GTGTGGTGTCCTGGCTGAACAAGAACTTGGATGGTGTTGTCTTCATGCTCTGGGGAGCCTACGCGCAGAAGAAAGGCAGCTCTATTGACAGG AAGCGCCACCACGTCCTGCAGACGGTTCATCCTTCGCCTCTCTCTGTGAACAGGGGATTTTTTGGCTGTCGGCATTTCTCTAAGACAAACGAATTGCTGAAGAAATCCGGCAAGAAGCCCATTGACTGGAGAGCGCTCTGA